DNA from Variovorax sp. PBL-H6:
CGTTCTTGATTGCGCGGCGCGCGCTCACTGGCGCGCTCGTCGTGCTGCTCATGGGTTACGCCGCTGTCCATGTCGCGGTCTGGCTGCATGCGCGCAAGCGGCTTGCGCATCCGCCGGCGCGCGTGGCCGATGTGGCGCTGGTGCTCGGCAACCGTGCATACCGCGACGGTCGGCCCAATCCGTGCCTGACCGGGCGCGTCGATGCCGCCGTTGCATTGGCGCGCGCCGGCCTCGTGCGCCAGCTCCTGTTCTCGGGCGGCATGGACAAGGAAGACGGCCGCATCGAGGCCGAGGTGATGCAGCAGCATGCGCGTGCCGCGGGCTACGAGGGCGCGCTGCTGCTGGAGACGGTCTCGCAGTCCACGCGCGAGAACCTCGCGATGTCGCGCCCGCTGCTCGAGGCGGCGGGTGTGAAACGCGTGATCGTCGTATCCGAGCCTTACCACCTGTGGCGCGTCGAGCGGCTGGCGCATGCGGCGGGCTTCGATCGCCGCTTCGAGGTGCAGTACGCCGCCGCGCCCACCACCTGCTGGCAGCGCTGGGGCATGGCGTTCCGGGGTGCGTTGCGCGAGCCGCTGGCCATCGTGAACAATGCCGCCCATGGATACCTCCACTGAATCGCCGCTCGTCGAGCGCTACCTCGAGCACGTGCGGGTCGAGCGTCGATTGGCAGATCGCACGGTCGAGCTCTATGCGATCCACCTCGAGACGCTGATCGAGAACGCCGCGGCCGCCGGCCTGGCCCTGGAACAGGTGCAGACCGCACATGTGCGCCGTTGGATGGCGCAGCTGCACAGCGCGGGCCGGGAGTCGCGCGGCATCGCGCTGGTGCTGTCCTGCTGGCGCGGCTTCTACCGCTGGCTCGGCCACGAGGGGCGGATCGGCTCGAACCCGGTGCAGGACGTGCACGCACCCAAGGCAGCGCGGCCGCTGCCGAAGGCGCTGGCGGTCGACGAGGCGGTGCAACTTGCGCAACTGCACGACGAGGAGGCCGATCCCTGGACCGAGGCCCGCGACCGCGCCATCGTGGAGCTGCTCTACGGCTGCGGCCTGCGCGTGGGCGAGCTCACCGGCCTTGATCTGCGCGCGAGCAACACGGCGCGCGGCTGGGTGGATCTCGACGCGCAGGAAGCCAGCGTGCTCGGCAAGGGCAGCAAGCGGCGCACCGTGCCGGTGGGCGCCAAGGCGGCCGAGGCGCTGGCGGACTGGCTGGCGCGGCGCGAAGACTGCGCGGCCCTGCCCGCTGCGCGGCTGCGCGATCCGGCCGGCGCCGCGGCGCTCTTCATCGGCCGCACGGGCACGCGCCTGTCGCCCCATGCCATCTGGCGCCAGCTGCGCCAGCGCAGCCTGAAGGCGGGCCTCGCGGCGCCCGTGCATCCGCACATGCTGCGCCACTCCTTCGCGAGCCACCTGCTGCAGTCCAGCAGCGACCTGCGTGCGGTGCAAGAACTGCTGGGACACGCGAGCATCTCGACGACGCAGGTCTATACGCGGCTGGATTTCCAGCACCTGGCGAAGGCCTACGATGCGGCGCATCCGCGTGCCCGGGTGAAAGAAGAGGGCGGCAAGAAATGAAAACACTCCGCCTGCGCCCCGGCAAGGAACGCTCTCTGCTGCGCCGCCATCCGTGGATCTTCGAATCGGCGATCGCCAAGGGCGGCGGCGATGCCGGCGAGACGGTGCGCATCGAGACCGACGACGGCCGCTTCCTGGCATGGGCGGCCTTCAGCCCGCATTCCAAGATCCGCGCGCGCGCCTGGAGCTTCGACGAGCAGCAGCGCATCGATGCCACCTTCATGGCATCGCGGGTAGCGAGCGCGGTGGCGGCACGGGAGCGCTTCGAGCTCCCGAGCGACGGCGTGCGCCTGGTGCACGGCGAGGCCGATGGCCTGCCGGGGCTGATCGTCGACCGCTACGGCGACACGCTGGTGGCGCAGTTCCTGTCGGCCGGGGCCGAGCGCTGGAAGAGCGTGCTGGCCGATGCGCTGCTTGCGGCCACCGCACTCGAGAAGCTCTACGAGCGTTCCGACGCGAGCGGGCGAGAGCGAGAGGGATTGGCGCCCGAAGCCGGCTGGCTCCGCGGTAGCGGGCCCACCCAGCTGGCCATCCGCGAGCACGACTGGCAGCTCACGCTGGACATCGCCACGGGGCACAAGACCGGCTTCTACCTCGACCAGCGCGACAGCCGCGGGCGCTTCGCCGAACTGGCGCGGCACCGGCGCTTCCGGCGGGTGCTCAACTGCTTCTGCTACACGGGCGGCTTCACGGTGGCGGCGATGGCGGGGCTGAAGGCCGCGGGTGCGCTCGACGGGGCGGAACTGCTGTCCATCGATTCGTCGCTGCCGGCGCTGGAGCGTGCGCGTGCACACGTGGCCCTCAATGGTTTCGGAGGAGCCCGCGCCGAGTTCCTGGATGCGGACGTCAATGCCTCGCTGCGCCGCTTTCTCGACGAGGGCCGCAGCTTCGATGCCATCGTGCTCGACCCGCCCAAGTTCGCCCCCACCGTGGCCCATGCCGAGCGCGCGGCGCGGGCCTACAAGGACCTCAACCGCCTGGCCCTGAAGCTGCTGGAGCCGGGCGGGGTGTTGCTGACCTTCTCCTGCTCGGGCGGCATCGGCGCCGACCTGTTCCACAAGATCGTGGCCTCTGCCGGCATCGATGCGGGCGTGGACGGCTACATCAGCGAGCGTCTTGGCGCGGCGCCGGACCATCCGATGACCATCGAGTTTCCGGAGGGCGAGTACCTGAAAGGCCTGGTGGTGGTGCGCAAGTGAGCCGCACGGCCCTTGCGAAGAATCAGCGGCGCGTGGCCCCTTAGCCCCTGTCGGAGCGCGGCTTGGGGCGCGTGGCTAAACTTCCCGCCTTCCCCCTCGTCCCCCATTCCCGGAGCACCCATGGCCCTGATCCCCGCCACCATCCTCACCGGCTTTCTCGGCTCCGGCAAGACCACGCTGCTCAAGCGCATCCTGACCGAGGCGCACGGGCAGAAGATCGCCGTGATCGAGAACGAGTTCGGCGAGGAGAACATCGACAACGACATCCTGGTCACCGAGTCCAAGGAGCAGATCGTGCAGATGAACAACGGCTGCATCTGCTGCACCATTCGCGAGGACCTGCGCGAAGCCCTGCAGCTGCTGGCCGCCAAGAAGCGCAAGGGGCTGCTCGACTTCGACCGCGTGGTGATCGAGACCACCGGCCTGGCCGACCCGGGCCCCGTGGCGCAGACCTTCTTCATGGACGACGAGATCGCCGAAAGCTATCTGCTCGACTCGATCCTCACGCTGGTGGACGCCAAGCATGCGCCGCAGCAGCTCAACGACCGCCAGGAAGCACGCCGCCAGGTGGGCTTTGCCGACCAGATCTTCATCAGCAAGACCGACCTGGTGGCGGGCGAGGAGACCGATGCGCTGATCCACCGCCTCAAGCACATGAACCCGCGTGCCCCGCAGCAGAAGGTGCATTTCGGCGAGGTACCGCTTTCGGACGTGTTCGACCTGCGCGGCTTCAACCTCAACGCCAAGCTGGACATCGACCCGGACTTCCTGAAGGAGGAAGACGAGCACGACCACCACGATCACGCGCACGGCGAGCATTGCGACCACCCCTCGCACGAGCAAGAGGGCCACGGCCACCACCATCACCACGATGACGACGTGAAGAGCTTCGTCTTCCGCGCCGACCGGCCCTTCGACCCGGCCCGGCTGGAGGACTTCCTGGGCGCGATCGTCAACATCTACGGCCCGCGCATGCTGCGCTACAAGGGCGTGCTGGACATGCAGGGCACCGAGCGCAAGGTGATCTTCCAGGGCGTGCACCAGCTGATGGGCAGCGACCTCGGCCCGGCCTGGGGGCCGGATGAGAAGCGCAACAGCCGCATGGTGTTCATCGGCATCGACCTGCCGCGCGAGATCCTGGAACAGGGACTGGAGCAGTGTCTGGTCTGACCGTCGTCGGCTGACCTTCTATACAATCGCGCGCCTGTTCCGGAGGTCAGGCATCGTCCTTCCCGGGACGATGTGTGACTTTTGGCATAGGGCGGCACACGTTTTCGGCCTGCTTTCGGGGGTATAACCCCTGGGTTCGCCGCTGGCGAGCCCCTGACAAGGCGGGGTCCCGCGAAGCCCTCGGGCAGCAGTGGTTCCCATGGAAGTAGATCCCTTTGAAAGCGCGTACCAGTTCGTCGAAGGAGCCAGTCACCGTGAAGAAACCAGTCGCCCAGGCAGAGCCCGTGTCCAAGCCGGCCGTCAAGAAGACGGAGGTTGCAAAGCAGGCTGTGCCCGCCGCGAAGCAGGTTTCCGCGCCCAAGACCGTCGGGCCTGTCGCGCCGCCGAAGCCTTCTGCCACGAGCAAGGCCAAGGCTGCGGGTGCAGGTGCTTCCTCATCAACCCTGGCGGCCGGCCCACGAGCCGCCGCACCAGCTTCATCGATTCCCGTTAAAAAGGCGGCTGCGGCCCCTGCCGCAGCGACACCTGCTATGACCACTCCGACCACTCCCACCGACACTTCTTCCTCCAACGCACCGGCACCCGCTCGCGGTGGGCGCGTCTCGCGGCTGTCGCAGCTGACCGTGCCCTCGATGCCGCAATCGGTGGCCTCCACAGCGGCCAAGTCCAGCTTCGTCCAGGACTTGAAGACCGCGCTGGTGCCGCCCCCGCCCGTCGCCATCAAGAAAGATCCCAAGCTGGCCAACAACTGGAAGACGAAGCCGGTCGAGGAGCTCACCGACGCCGAGGTGATTGCCATGCCGGACTCGGAGTACATGAACGAAAAGCAGATGGCCTTCTTCCGGCTCAAGCTGCAAGAGCTCAAGCGCGGGATTCTCGAGAACGCCGGTGAGACCACCGAGCACCTGCGGGAGGACACCGTCGTGGTGCCCGACCCGGCCGACCGTGCCACCATCGAGGAAGAACACGCGCTCGAACTGCGTACGCGTGACCGTGAGCGCAAGCTGCTGAAGAAGATCGAGCAGTCGATCCAGCGCATCGACGCCGGCGACTACGGCTACTGCGACGAGACGGGCGAGCCGATCGGCGTCGGCCGCCTGCTGGCCCGCCCCACCGCCACGCTGTCGCTCGAGGCGCAGCAGCGCCGGGAGCTCAAGCAGAAGATGTTCGGCGACTGAGTCGCCGCAGCATCGAAGGGAGTCGTTGCGCATGGCGAAGGAAGACACCGGCCGGCTGCTGTCCAAGGTGGCGAAGTTCGTTCGCAATCCGCTCAAGGATTGGTCCGAGCTCGATGCCGAGGAGTCCTCGCAGCTCGAGAACGGCTACAGCCGCGAGATGCTCAAGGAAATGATTGAGCGGCGGCAGCGCAATGACTTCGTGCGTCGCCGCGAGTTCGACATGCTGCGCAAATTGCGCCAGCGCGAGGCGGCCGGCGGCCGCGATCCGGGGGGCACGCCGTCCTCCTTCAACATCAGCAGCACCACCGGCAAGACCGAAGGCCGTGCTCTCACGCTCAAGAAGATCGCCGAGATCGAAGAGCAGATGTCGCAGCAATGGTGGAAGAACCGCGGCCCGGGCGGAGAACAGGGCCCCGGGGAGAACAAGGCAAGCGGCGACATGGCGGCCCAGCACGCGCGCGCCTATGCCGACACCGTGCCTGGGGTATCGCAGCAGCAGGGCGCCTCCGGCACGGCCGCCGCGCCCTCGGTTTCCGACGGCTGCATCGAAGAGGCCGCGATCCGCTTCGCCCATGGAGACGACGCCGGCGCGGAAGCCATTCTTCTGCAGGCGCTGGCGCCCGAAGCGTCGAGTGCCGATCACGACGACACCTGGCGAGCGCTGTTCGACTTCTATCGCGCTGTCGGCGATGCCGAGAAGTTCGCGGCAGCGGCTGTGCGCTACACGCAGCGCACCCGGCGGAATCCGCCCGTATGGATCTCGCTGCCTGCTGTGGCGCGCCATGCCCAGGTCTCGGCGGCATCGGCCTTGAGCGCCCCGCCGCCGGCGCCCGCAGGCGGCGCCGACTGGGCCAGCCCCGCGGTGCTCAGGCGCGAAGACCTGCTCGGCCTGACGCGCGCGCTCGGCGCGGCGGGCCCC
Protein-coding regions in this window:
- a CDS encoding YdcF family protein, encoding MIARRALTGALVVLLMGYAAVHVAVWLHARKRLAHPPARVADVALVLGNRAYRDGRPNPCLTGRVDAAVALARAGLVRQLLFSGGMDKEDGRIEAEVMQQHARAAGYEGALLLETVSQSTRENLAMSRPLLEAAGVKRVIVVSEPYHLWRVERLAHAAGFDRRFEVQYAAAPTTCWQRWGMAFRGALREPLAIVNNAAHGYLH
- a CDS encoding tyrosine recombinase XerC; the protein is MDTSTESPLVERYLEHVRVERRLADRTVELYAIHLETLIENAAAAGLALEQVQTAHVRRWMAQLHSAGRESRGIALVLSCWRGFYRWLGHEGRIGSNPVQDVHAPKAARPLPKALAVDEAVQLAQLHDEEADPWTEARDRAIVELLYGCGLRVGELTGLDLRASNTARGWVDLDAQEASVLGKGSKRRTVPVGAKAAEALADWLARREDCAALPAARLRDPAGAAALFIGRTGTRLSPHAIWRQLRQRSLKAGLAAPVHPHMLRHSFASHLLQSSSDLRAVQELLGHASISTTQVYTRLDFQHLAKAYDAAHPRARVKEEGGKK
- a CDS encoding class I SAM-dependent rRNA methyltransferase — encoded protein: MKTLRLRPGKERSLLRRHPWIFESAIAKGGGDAGETVRIETDDGRFLAWAAFSPHSKIRARAWSFDEQQRIDATFMASRVASAVAARERFELPSDGVRLVHGEADGLPGLIVDRYGDTLVAQFLSAGAERWKSVLADALLAATALEKLYERSDASGREREGLAPEAGWLRGSGPTQLAIREHDWQLTLDIATGHKTGFYLDQRDSRGRFAELARHRRFRRVLNCFCYTGGFTVAAMAGLKAAGALDGAELLSIDSSLPALERARAHVALNGFGGARAEFLDADVNASLRRFLDEGRSFDAIVLDPPKFAPTVAHAERAARAYKDLNRLALKLLEPGGVLLTFSCSGGIGADLFHKIVASAGIDAGVDGYISERLGAAPDHPMTIEFPEGEYLKGLVVVRK
- a CDS encoding CobW family GTP-binding protein gives rise to the protein MALIPATILTGFLGSGKTTLLKRILTEAHGQKIAVIENEFGEENIDNDILVTESKEQIVQMNNGCICCTIREDLREALQLLAAKKRKGLLDFDRVVIETTGLADPGPVAQTFFMDDEIAESYLLDSILTLVDAKHAPQQLNDRQEARRQVGFADQIFISKTDLVAGEETDALIHRLKHMNPRAPQQKVHFGEVPLSDVFDLRGFNLNAKLDIDPDFLKEEDEHDHHDHAHGEHCDHPSHEQEGHGHHHHHDDDVKSFVFRADRPFDPARLEDFLGAIVNIYGPRMLRYKGVLDMQGTERKVIFQGVHQLMGSDLGPAWGPDEKRNSRMVFIGIDLPREILEQGLEQCLV
- the dksA gene encoding RNA polymerase-binding protein DksA, encoding MAAGPRAAAPASSIPVKKAAAAPAAATPAMTTPTTPTDTSSSNAPAPARGGRVSRLSQLTVPSMPQSVASTAAKSSFVQDLKTALVPPPPVAIKKDPKLANNWKTKPVEELTDAEVIAMPDSEYMNEKQMAFFRLKLQELKRGILENAGETTEHLREDTVVVPDPADRATIEEEHALELRTRDRERKLLKKIEQSIQRIDAGDYGYCDETGEPIGVGRLLARPTATLSLEAQQRRELKQKMFGD
- a CDS encoding STAS domain-containing protein — its product is MAKEDTGRLLSKVAKFVRNPLKDWSELDAEESSQLENGYSREMLKEMIERRQRNDFVRRREFDMLRKLRQREAAGGRDPGGTPSSFNISSTTGKTEGRALTLKKIAEIEEQMSQQWWKNRGPGGEQGPGENKASGDMAAQHARAYADTVPGVSQQQGASGTAAAPSVSDGCIEEAAIRFAHGDDAGAEAILLQALAPEASSADHDDTWRALFDFYRAVGDAEKFAAAAVRYTQRTRRNPPVWISLPAVARHAQVSAASALSAPPPAPAGGADWASPAVLRREDLLGLTRALGAAGPTWKLDWSVLDAIEPDAAGPLRALFNHWADSAVQLRFAGADRLQIALTGATPVNERRVDAIWWQLHMAALRVMHRPDEFELLALNYCITYEVSPPPWEDPKGDFGELEVSSSTTRSPVSSDTSPSVSSGFSISGHDDELIGADATPTHAAAGHGSLAGELDGESLSTWERLDRELAGAQGLSISCSGLVRLDFVAGGSLLNWVTARDARGERVAFVDAHRLIAAFFGVIGIADHADVAIRAN